The following DNA comes from Buttiauxella agrestis.
ATTGCGTACAGGGATCCTGACGGAAACCGCTGCTTTCGAAAAGTGGGGCGAAAGATTCCGGGATGGCCGTGGCGGTAAAAATCCCCGGGAAACGCTCACGTAAAAGCGTCAGCAATTTTTTGGCCTGCCCCTGACCACGTGCTGTTGGCTCAACATAAAGCATACGCACTCGCGGCGGCTGGGGAGAAGTCGCGACCATCGCGTAAGCCACGTCGTTCAGCACATAGGCCTTGCCGGGTAATTTATAGAGCGTCTCGGGGGCGGTCAGCCACGGCAAACGCTGACGGGAATCCGTCATCATTTTTCTCGCCATGACCATCGGGTCGATTTCTTGCAGCTCGCCCGTTTCGGTAAACAGCGTCGAATTCACCGCATTGAACCCCACCAGTGTCTGCTGGCGCACAAACCCCATGCGTTCATACAGCGCCAGCCCGCCGTCGTTACCGACAATCACCTCCAGCCACATCTTTTTATCGCCACGCGCACGCGCTTCATCGATTAATTGCTGCATGAACTGTTTGCCAAAGCCCTGACCGCGTAATTCAGGGCGAAGTGCAAATGCCGCCAGGCGGCTGGTTTGCCCACGGCGAGTAATGATTGCCAGCGCTTTCGGGACACCGTCTTGCGTCCAGACTCTGCTGTCATTAAAACTGATATCTTCGGCACTAAAACGCGACGCGAAGGTTTCACCATCAATGGTAAAAGGGACTAAATATCCTTCAAAACAATGAGAAAGAATTTCAGCCAGTTGATAGCTATTCCAGTTCGCCGCCGCGTTACTCATGACCTTGTTGTGCATTGCTACCTCATCAGATGGTGTGTTTTTCATCCACATTAGGGCACAACAGTCGGTTCGACCAGGCTTTTTTCCCGCTGAATATGAATGCGAAACCACGGCAAACAGAGTTGAATAAGCGGGCCAATGGCCAGCGCATATAACACGGTGCCGACGCCAAATGTGCCACCCATCAGCCATCCCGCCAGTAAAACCGTTAACTCAATCGCCGTTCGCACACTGCGCACTGACCAGCCGGTACGGGCGTTAATCCCGGTCATCAGACCATCGCGTGGGCCGGAACCAAACCCGGCGCCAATGTACATACCGGTCGCTATCGCATTGACCAGAATGGCCGCCAGCAGTAAAAAACTGCGTGCCACTAACGATTCAACCGGCGGCATCAGTGCTAGCGCTGCATCCGCAGCAAGGCCGAGCACGATCACGTTGCTGACTGTCCCCAGGCCCGGTTTCTGGCGCAGCGGGATCCACAGCAGCAACACCAGCGCCCCAACCACGATCATCACCATGCCAATATTTAAAGAAAAGATCCGCGCCACGCCAAGGTGGAATACGTTCCAGGGATCGGCGCCCAAATTTGCCCGCACGAACATAGCCGTGGAAACTCCGTACAACACCAGTCCGGTGTACAGTTGCAGCAAGCGACGAGCGATCATGATCTTTACCTCAGAAATCTGTTATGGCTTTACTTTTATACAAAATGGATATGATATTAAGGTCCAGTTATCACAAAGTGGATTGCTATGGCACAGCGCAGAACGGGTTCGTCATCACTGGTAAAATTGCTGGGGAACTGGCATCAGGATTTACCGCGTACGCCCGTTTATCGGCAACTGGCGGACGGGCTACGGCTGTTGATTCTGGATGGTCGCCTGCCGTTGGATAGCCGCCTGCCAGGGGAGCGCGAGCTGGCTACAGCGCTGGGGATTAGCCGCACGACGGTAGCAACGGCTCTGGCGCAACTGCGTGATGAAGGTTATCTGGCAAGCCGCCAGGGGTCGGGTTCGGTCACGATGCTGCCAGAAAGCGGGCAAACTGTTTCACCGCTGACAGGACGTGCCGCCACGCTGGATTTATCGACCGCCGCACTCAGCGCCGGGCCGGAGATTCATCAGGCCTATGCGAATGCCCTAATTGCGCTGCCAGAACATCTCGGCAGCACCGGTTACAATCAGCAAGGTTTGCCTGAACTGCGCGACGTTATCGCGCAACGCTACGCTGCACGCGGGCTACCGACAACTGCCGATCAGATTATGATCGTCAACGGTGCGCTAAGTGGTTTTGGCCTGATTCTGCGCTTACTGACCGGGCCTGGCGACCGTGTGGTTATCGATAATCCCACATACCCGATGGCGCTTTCAGCCATTAAGGGCGCATCGTGCCGGGCTGTTCCCGTCAGCCTGACCGAAGACGGTTGGGATACGGATGGGCTGGCGGCAACCATCGCACAAACATCGCCGCGCCTGGCCTATTTATTGGCCGATTTCCATAACCCGAGCGGGCGTTGTATGGATGCTGCCACGCGTGCCGCTATCGCTGAGATTGCCGCCCGAACGCGCACCACCATTGTGGCCGATGAAACCATGGTCGACCTGTGGTACGAAGCCCCTCCGCCGCCACCGCTCGCCGCTTTCGACGATGCAGACCGGGTGATTACGTTGGGTTCTGCCGGGAAAAGTTTCTGGGGCGGTTTGCGCCTGGGCTGGATACGCGCCAGCACGCGAACCATTGCGTCTCTGATTCAAATCCGCGATTCATTGGATTTAGGCTCACCGGTTCTTGAGCAACTTGCCGCCATTCACTTGTTCAGTGAAGCCGAAACCTTCCTGCCTCAACGCCGCGCACTATTGCGAGAGCGCCGAGACGCCTGCGCGCAAACCATTAAAGAGCTGTTCCCGGAGTGGAAAATTACCGTCGTGCCGCAAGGCGGTCTGTCCTGGTGGATTGAATTACCCAAACCGCTGGCAACGGTATTCGCGGCAAGTGCAGAGTCAATCGGGATACGCATTGGCGCAGGGCCTCGTTTTGGAACTGACGGCGCATTTGAGCGATATTTACGTTTACCGTTCACGCTTGAACCGACGCAAATGCGTGCAGCCCTGGAACGATTAAAACCCCTTTGGGATAATCTGGCACAAACTGGGAATGAATATATGAGAAGAGTGGTGGTTTGAGCGTCCAGATAATACCGATACTCATGTAATTTATTACAAGCATTAGTATCCATCCGGCAAGACTTTATTTATTGACACCAGCTTTCCATTCTTCATAGTAATATATCCACCCTCTTTTAAATCTGCCAGCACTCTGAATACATGAGTACGAGATAATTTGGTGCGCCGTATAATAAAATTCGCCAGGCCTTCACTTTCTTTGGGGTAGATTTTAGCTCTGTAGAGATAACGGTACAACATGGGTTTGATTGTTTGATAGCTGGTGAGTTGCTTTCTTTCAGCGTGTAATTCAAGAGAGAAAATGGTCATGAAAATCAAAATATTTGATAATACCTGCATATTTTCAGTGCCTTGAAAGAAAATATTATCAAAGTTCTCATAAGAAATTTTAACGACTTTCACTGGTGTCATGCATTTGTATTCAAAACTCAGTAGCGGACAATACCGCTCCATCAAACCAATGGGCATAAAGTCAATCGCATTGCCAATGGTGAGTTCACTTTCTGCATGTAGAATAGCAACAGAACCTTCAACCGGAACATAAATAAAACCTGGTGTCAGATCTAATTTTTTAGTTACGGCAAAAATCAATGGCTCTCCACTTTTGCAGACATCATTAACCTGACGCTCCATGTTCAGCGATTTATAATAACGATGAATATTTTCGAAACTAGCTGCCATAACACATCCAATATATATCATCAGTAATTATAGTATAGCGCCATCAAAACAAAATGTCTGTACAAAATGAAAGGCGTAATTCCATCTAAATAGCAAAATAAACTGTAGTCCCATATGGTACTACTTCATCATTATGTAATCGATTAAAATTGACGAAGTGGTAAACATACAGGTTTTTCAAACCAGTTTATTCAAAATAAAGTGAAGTCTAAAAAATATTTCTTATCTTTTAGACTTTATTAAATTTAGAGGTTGAATTAATGAGACTGAATTTAATAGCCACAAGCCTGATTGCTGCTGGCTTACTGACAACGCTGTCAGTCAGCGCTGCAACGCCAGCGCCAACAAAAGATGCAACAACTGCAACTAAACAAGCGAATGAAGCACTTTACAATCAACTGCCTTTTGCTGATAAAACTGATTTTGCCAATGCGCATAAAGGCTTTATCGCCGCCCTCCCGCAAGAGGCTATAAAGGGCGAGAAAGGCAATGTTATCTGGAACCCGCAGCAGTACGCTTTTATTAAAGAGGGCGACAAAGCACCAGCGACGGTTAACCCGAGCCTGTGGCGTCAGTCCCAGCTAATTAATATTAGTGGCCTATTTCAAGTGACCGACGGTGTTTACCAGATCCGTAACCTCGACCTTTCCAATATGACCATTATTGAAGGTAAAACCGGGATTACCGTTGTCGACCCGCTGGTTTCTGCCGAAACCGCTAAAACGGCAATGGATCTGTATTACAAAAATCGCGGTAAAAAACCCGTTGTCGCGGTTATTTTCACCCACAGCCACGTTGACCACTACGGTGGCGTGCGGGGTGTGGTAGATGAAGCTGATGTCAAAGCGGGTAAAGTGAAACTTTATGCTCCGCAAGGCTTTATGGGTGCCGCAGTTGACGAGAACATTATGGCGGGTAATGCCATGAGCCGCCGTGCGAGCTATATGTATGGCAATCTTTTACCTGCCGATGCAAAAGGCCAGGTTGGTGCGGGCCTGGGTACCACCACTTCAGCCGGTACAGTGACATTACTGGCGCCAACAAACTACATCACTCACACCGGCCAGGAAGAAGTGATTGATGGTTTGACCTACGACTTTATGATGGCGCCTGGTTCAGAAGCGCCGTCAGAAATGCTGTGGTATGTCAAAGAGAAGAAGATGATAGAAGCAGCGGAAGATGTCACCCATACGCTGCACAACACGTATTCTCTGCGCGGGGCGAAAATCCGCGATCCGTTGGCATGGTCTAAATATATTAATGCGGCCATTGATCGCTGGGGCAGCGATGCTGAAATCATTATCGCTCAGCACCACTGGCCAACCTGGGGTCAGGAAAATGTCGTCAACCTGATGAAAGGCCAGCGCGATATGTATCGCTACATCAATGACCAGACGTTGCGCATGGCGAACGAAGGCCTGACCCGCGATGAAATCGCAGCCAACTTCAAGCTCCCACCGAGCCTCGCGAAAACCTGGGCAAGCCGTGGATATTACGGTTCCGTCAGCCACGATGTGAAAGCCACCTATGTGTTCTACCTCGGCTGGTTCAATGGCAACCCGGCAACACTTGATGAACTGCCGCCAGAGCAATCAGCGAAGAAATTCGTGGAATATATGGGCGGAGCAGACAGCATTCTGCAAAAAGCGAAGTCTGATTACCGCCAGGGTAATTACCGTTGGGTGGCTCAGGTCGTGAGCAAAGTCGTATTTGCCGATCCCGATAACAAGGCTGCACGTGAACTGGAAGCCGATGCGCTGGAGCAAATGGGGTATCAGGCAGAATCCGGCCCATGGCGTAACTTCTATTTGTCTGGGGCACAGGAACTGCGTAATGGTGTTGTCAAAGCTGCAACGCCAAATACCGCAAGCCCGGATACCGTACGCGCCATGACGCCAGAAATGTTCTTCGATTATATGGCCGTGCATATCAACGGTGAGAAAGCGGCTAATGCCCACGCGGTGCTGAACTTTAACTTCGGCGACCAGGGCGGGAAGTACAAACTGGAACTGGAAAACGGTGTGCTTAACCACACACCAAATTCAGCAGCCAGTCATGCTGACGCCACAATTAATGTTTCACGCGATACGCTCAATCGCATTGTGCTGAAAGAAGAAACATTGCAACAGGCGA
Coding sequences within:
- a CDS encoding GNAT family N-acetyltransferase, whose protein sequence is MHNKVMSNAAANWNSYQLAEILSHCFEGYLVPFTIDGETFASRFSAEDISFNDSRVWTQDGVPKALAIITRRGQTSRLAAFALRPELRGQGFGKQFMQQLIDEARARGDKKMWLEVIVGNDGGLALYERMGFVRQQTLVGFNAVNSTLFTETGELQEIDPMVMARKMMTDSRQRLPWLTAPETLYKLPGKAYVLNDVAYAMVATSPQPPRVRMLYVEPTARGQGQAKKLLTLLRERFPGIFTATAIPESFAPLFESSGFRQDPCTQYEMLLNL
- the yczE gene encoding membrane protein YczE — its product is MARRLLQLYTGLVLYGVSTAMFVRANLGADPWNVFHLGVARIFSLNIGMVMIVVGALVLLLWIPLRQKPGLGTVSNVIVLGLAADAALALMPPVESLVARSFLLLAAILVNAIATGMYIGAGFGSGPRDGLMTGINARTGWSVRSVRTAIELTVLLAGWLMGGTFGVGTVLYALAIGPLIQLCLPWFRIHIQREKSLVEPTVVP
- the yczR gene encoding MocR-like transcription factor YczR, yielding MAQRRTGSSSLVKLLGNWHQDLPRTPVYRQLADGLRLLILDGRLPLDSRLPGERELATALGISRTTVATALAQLRDEGYLASRQGSGSVTMLPESGQTVSPLTGRAATLDLSTAALSAGPEIHQAYANALIALPEHLGSTGYNQQGLPELRDVIAQRYAARGLPTTADQIMIVNGALSGFGLILRLLTGPGDRVVIDNPTYPMALSAIKGASCRAVPVSLTEDGWDTDGLAATIAQTSPRLAYLLADFHNPSGRCMDAATRAAIAEIAARTRTTIVADETMVDLWYEAPPPPPLAAFDDADRVITLGSAGKSFWGGLRLGWIRASTRTIASLIQIRDSLDLGSPVLEQLAAIHLFSEAETFLPQRRALLRERRDACAQTIKELFPEWKITVVPQGGLSWWIELPKPLATVFAASAESIGIRIGAGPRFGTDGAFERYLRLPFTLEPTQMRAALERLKPLWDNLAQTGNEYMRRVVV
- a CDS encoding helix-turn-helix domain-containing protein, translating into MAASFENIHRYYKSLNMERQVNDVCKSGEPLIFAVTKKLDLTPGFIYVPVEGSVAILHAESELTIGNAIDFMPIGLMERYCPLLSFEYKCMTPVKVVKISYENFDNIFFQGTENMQVLSNILIFMTIFSLELHAERKQLTSYQTIKPMLYRYLYRAKIYPKESEGLANFIIRRTKLSRTHVFRVLADLKEGGYITMKNGKLVSINKVLPDGY
- a CDS encoding alkyl/aryl-sulfatase, whose amino-acid sequence is MRLNLIATSLIAAGLLTTLSVSAATPAPTKDATTATKQANEALYNQLPFADKTDFANAHKGFIAALPQEAIKGEKGNVIWNPQQYAFIKEGDKAPATVNPSLWRQSQLINISGLFQVTDGVYQIRNLDLSNMTIIEGKTGITVVDPLVSAETAKTAMDLYYKNRGKKPVVAVIFTHSHVDHYGGVRGVVDEADVKAGKVKLYAPQGFMGAAVDENIMAGNAMSRRASYMYGNLLPADAKGQVGAGLGTTTSAGTVTLLAPTNYITHTGQEEVIDGLTYDFMMAPGSEAPSEMLWYVKEKKMIEAAEDVTHTLHNTYSLRGAKIRDPLAWSKYINAAIDRWGSDAEIIIAQHHWPTWGQENVVNLMKGQRDMYRYINDQTLRMANEGLTRDEIAANFKLPPSLAKTWASRGYYGSVSHDVKATYVFYLGWFNGNPATLDELPPEQSAKKFVEYMGGADSILQKAKSDYRQGNYRWVAQVVSKVVFADPDNKAARELEADALEQMGYQAESGPWRNFYLSGAQELRNGVVKAATPNTASPDTVRAMTPEMFFDYMAVHINGEKAANAHAVLNFNFGDQGGKYKLELENGVLNHTPNSAASHADATINVSRDTLNRIVLKEETLQQAKDKGDVKITGDAGKLDEVLGYMDKFDFWFNIVTP